A stretch of the Sphingosinithalassobacter tenebrarum genome encodes the following:
- a CDS encoding Vgb family protein gives MSADQGRYVAGALAAAEGWAVARVTPPSRLFGSNGLRTGADGRLYVAQVAGSRVSAIDVDSGAMETISAVDGPIIAPDDLAFDGAGNLYTTEITVGRIGVLSPKGEYRVLNGDMPVANPITMYGDRLIAGECRMGGRVMELDRSSGEARMILPDVPMPNAFEVGPDGMLYMPIMATNEIWRVSLDGGEPEVVAGDLGVPDSVKFDSKGRIVSTQVASGQVLRIDPQTGERELLAQLSPGLDNCSFVGDRLFVSGIPGELFEILGEGKVRPLVERGLQWPMGLAVASDGTLFVADGGFTYTLVPGGGLETLGMLFSPGFPGFTRGVAASGPGEWVTTNSMGQVSRWKPAEGAHEAISAEHEVLYGVAVGPDGAVVFADGPAGKVYSAKGGSVEVIAEGLKLPMGVAVSSDGTVYASESQGGRVVKLSGGKVETVVDGLEEPQGIAVAGDTLYVVDILSKDLIEVTLSTGARATIASGLPVSAPPGVRPHLLGGVGNMSGPMVPFAGVAVAGDGTVFVSGDAEGSVLAVGRR, from the coding sequence ATGAGCGCGGATCAGGGACGTTATGTTGCCGGGGCGCTCGCCGCGGCAGAAGGCTGGGCAGTCGCGCGTGTAACGCCGCCCAGCCGCCTTTTCGGATCGAACGGGCTGCGCACGGGCGCCGACGGGCGGCTGTACGTGGCGCAGGTCGCGGGCAGCCGCGTGAGCGCGATCGATGTCGACAGCGGCGCGATGGAGACGATCAGCGCCGTCGACGGGCCGATCATCGCGCCCGACGATCTGGCGTTCGACGGCGCGGGCAATCTCTACACCACCGAAATCACCGTTGGGCGGATCGGCGTGCTGAGCCCCAAGGGCGAGTATCGCGTGCTTAACGGCGACATGCCGGTGGCGAACCCGATCACCATGTACGGCGACCGGCTGATCGCGGGCGAATGCCGGATGGGCGGGCGCGTGATGGAGCTCGATCGCAGCAGCGGCGAGGCGCGGATGATCCTGCCCGACGTGCCGATGCCCAATGCGTTCGAAGTCGGGCCGGACGGCATGCTCTACATGCCGATCATGGCGACCAACGAGATCTGGCGGGTGAGCCTCGACGGCGGCGAGCCGGAAGTGGTCGCGGGCGATCTGGGCGTGCCGGACTCGGTCAAGTTCGACAGCAAGGGCCGCATCGTTTCGACGCAGGTGGCGAGCGGGCAGGTGCTGCGCATCGACCCGCAGACCGGCGAGCGCGAACTGCTGGCGCAGCTTTCGCCGGGGCTCGACAATTGCTCGTTCGTCGGCGACCGGCTGTTCGTATCGGGAATTCCGGGCGAGCTGTTCGAGATCCTCGGCGAGGGCAAGGTGCGTCCGCTGGTCGAGCGCGGGCTGCAATGGCCGATGGGGCTCGCGGTCGCGAGTGATGGAACGCTGTTCGTCGCCGATGGCGGCTTTACCTATACGTTGGTGCCGGGCGGCGGGCTCGAAACGCTGGGCATGCTGTTTTCGCCGGGTTTCCCCGGCTTCACGCGCGGTGTCGCGGCGAGCGGGCCGGGCGAATGGGTGACGACCAATTCGATGGGGCAGGTGTCGCGCTGGAAACCCGCCGAGGGCGCGCATGAAGCGATCTCGGCCGAGCATGAAGTGCTGTACGGCGTCGCCGTGGGGCCGGACGGCGCGGTGGTGTTTGCCGATGGTCCCGCCGGGAAGGTCTATTCGGCCAAGGGCGGTAGCGTCGAGGTAATCGCCGAAGGACTCAAGCTGCCGATGGGCGTTGCCGTGAGCAGTGACGGCACGGTTTATGCCAGCGAAAGCCAGGGCGGGCGCGTGGTGAAGCTGTCGGGCGGCAAGGTCGAGACGGTGGTCGACGGGCTGGAGGAGCCGCAGGGCATCGCGGTCGCGGGCGACACGCTCTACGTCGTCGATATCCTGTCGAAGGACCTCATTGAAGTGACGCTCTCCACCGGCGCGCGGGCGACGATCGCCAGCGGCCTGCCCGTCAGCGCACCGCCGGGCGTGCGGCCGCATCTGCTCGGCGGCGTCGGCAATATGTCGGGGCCGATGGTGCCGTTCGCGGGCGTTGCCGTGGCGGGCGACGGGACGGTGTTCGTTTCGGGCGATGCCGAGGGCAGCGTGCTGGCGGTGGGGCGGCGATAG
- a CDS encoding aldehyde dehydrogenase family protein, translated as MREYLKFYIDGKWVDPAEPKTAEVINPATEEVSGTISLGSKADVDKAVAAARKAFPGWSATSVKERLDLLKAIQAEYANRQEELGKAVTEEMGAPISLGCGFHTGLGAGHLQTAIEVLENYKFEEQRGPTLIVKEAIGVCGLITPWNWPLNQVTVKMFPALATGNTMVLKPPQLAPYSAQILAEIMDKAGVPAGVFNMVQGKGSEIGTALSRHEDVDMISFTGSEPVGAQIMKDAADTIKRVGLELGGKSAWIVLDDSKLAEHVGGATSNMMVNSGQTCSAGSRLLVPESRLDEAVEVAKQAAQAVTVGDPNGNFAMGPVVSKDQYNTVQDYIRKGLDEGAKLVAGGPGRPAGLEKGWYVQPTVFLGTNDMVIAREEIFGPVLVMIPYKDLDDAVEIANDSMFGLGGYVSGEDVATVNQISRKLRTGAVWINGGFDFHAPFGGYKRSGNGREWGEYGFDEYLEVKSLIGYAEAE; from the coding sequence ATGCGCGAGTATCTGAAATTCTATATCGACGGCAAATGGGTCGATCCGGCCGAGCCGAAGACGGCCGAGGTGATCAATCCGGCGACCGAGGAAGTCAGCGGTACCATCTCGCTGGGCTCGAAGGCCGATGTCGACAAGGCGGTTGCCGCCGCGCGCAAGGCGTTTCCGGGCTGGTCGGCGACGAGCGTCAAGGAGCGGCTCGATCTGCTCAAGGCGATCCAGGCCGAATATGCCAACCGCCAGGAAGAGCTGGGCAAGGCGGTGACCGAGGAAATGGGCGCGCCGATCTCGCTCGGCTGCGGTTTTCACACCGGGCTCGGCGCGGGGCATTTGCAGACCGCGATCGAAGTGCTCGAAAACTACAAGTTCGAGGAACAGCGCGGGCCGACGCTGATCGTCAAGGAAGCGATCGGCGTGTGCGGCCTGATCACGCCGTGGAACTGGCCGCTCAATCAGGTGACGGTCAAGATGTTCCCGGCGCTCGCCACTGGCAACACGATGGTGTTGAAGCCGCCGCAGCTCGCGCCGTACAGCGCGCAGATCCTGGCCGAGATCATGGACAAGGCGGGCGTGCCCGCCGGCGTGTTCAACATGGTGCAGGGCAAGGGCAGCGAGATCGGCACCGCGCTGTCCCGCCACGAGGACGTCGACATGATCAGCTTCACCGGCTCCGAGCCGGTCGGCGCGCAGATCATGAAGGACGCCGCCGACACGATCAAACGCGTCGGTCTGGAACTGGGCGGCAAGAGCGCGTGGATCGTGCTCGACGACAGCAAGCTCGCCGAACATGTCGGCGGGGCGACCTCGAACATGATGGTCAATTCGGGGCAGACCTGCTCGGCCGGGTCGCGCCTGCTGGTGCCCGAAAGCCGCCTCGATGAAGCGGTCGAGGTTGCCAAGCAGGCGGCGCAGGCGGTGACCGTCGGCGATCCCAACGGCAATTTCGCGATGGGTCCGGTGGTCTCTAAGGACCAGTACAACACGGTGCAGGACTATATCCGCAAGGGGCTGGACGAAGGCGCCAAGCTCGTCGCGGGCGGTCCCGGTCGTCCTGCGGGGCTCGAAAAGGGCTGGTATGTTCAGCCGACGGTATTTCTGGGCACCAACGACATGGTGATCGCGCGCGAGGAAATCTTCGGCCCGGTGCTGGTGATGATCCCGTACAAGGATCTCGACGATGCCGTGGAGATCGCGAACGACAGCATGTTCGGGCTCGGCGGCTATGTCAGCGGCGAGGATGTCGCGACCGTCAACCAGATCAGCCGCAAGCTGCGCACCGGCGCGGTGTGGATCAATGGCGGGTTCGATTTCCATGCGCCGTTCGGCGGCTACAAACGCTCGGGCAACGGGCGCGAATGGGGCGAATATGGCTTCGATGAATATCTCGAGGTCAAATCGCTGATCGGATACGCCGAAGCCGAATAA